In Streptomyces sp. NBC_01717, one DNA window encodes the following:
- a CDS encoding APC family permease, giving the protein MSTGSSRTSEAGVTGDTGGISTYKGEERALRADRLGTAGLLLSVLAASAPLMVVAGVMPTVFGVMGIVGQPLLYVILGVVLMLFSVGYAEMSRHVHNAGAFYAYIARGLGPTAGAGASLVALVAYSAMQVGIYGILGFEVSGLFSTYLEMDVAWWIPAAVAVLVVGVLGWLKIDLNAKVLGVLLVVECALVVIFDIAAVSKPGPEGLSLHAFNPDTLTGAGLGTALCFCIAAFVGFEQAPVYAEETSRPQIVVSRVMFLAVGYAALFLALSSWALTVAAGPGFIADSSLKEGPALLFGLTEDRLGTTFTDVLHVLFVTGMFAALLSFHNVVARYAFAMGRESLLPAAFGRTNKSSGAPATGSVLQSVVSLVIVLAFAFTDDNPVGDPTAPVLHLFTWMGNVGALGVILLMAAASFAVIAFFVKRGAGRAQLPRLIASGLAGVALLAIAVFTVRDFDVLVGSGPGSVLNWVLPGVVVASLVIGLVYGAVLRSAKPEVHARIGLGNEAFQLEKAAESGAVHH; this is encoded by the coding sequence ATGTCGACGGGCAGTTCGAGAACGAGTGAGGCCGGCGTGACCGGCGATACGGGCGGTATCAGCACCTACAAGGGTGAGGAGCGGGCCCTGCGTGCGGACCGGCTCGGCACCGCGGGGCTGCTGCTCTCGGTGCTCGCCGCAAGCGCCCCCCTGATGGTCGTCGCCGGGGTGATGCCCACCGTCTTCGGCGTGATGGGCATCGTGGGCCAGCCCCTGCTGTACGTCATCCTCGGCGTCGTCCTGATGCTGTTCAGCGTCGGCTACGCGGAGATGAGCCGGCACGTCCACAACGCCGGAGCCTTCTACGCCTACATCGCCCGTGGGCTCGGCCCGACCGCGGGCGCCGGTGCCTCGCTCGTCGCCCTCGTCGCGTACAGCGCCATGCAGGTCGGCATCTACGGCATCCTCGGCTTCGAGGTCTCCGGACTCTTCTCCACCTACCTGGAGATGGACGTCGCCTGGTGGATACCGGCCGCCGTCGCCGTACTGGTCGTCGGTGTCCTCGGCTGGCTGAAGATCGACCTCAACGCCAAGGTCCTCGGCGTGCTGCTGGTCGTCGAATGCGCGCTCGTCGTGATCTTCGACATCGCGGCCGTCTCCAAGCCGGGACCTGAGGGCCTGTCCCTGCACGCCTTCAACCCCGACACCCTCACCGGCGCCGGACTCGGCACCGCGCTCTGCTTCTGCATCGCCGCGTTCGTCGGCTTCGAGCAGGCCCCGGTGTACGCGGAGGAGACCAGCCGCCCGCAGATCGTCGTCTCCCGGGTGATGTTCCTCGCCGTCGGTTACGCCGCGCTGTTCCTCGCGCTCAGCTCCTGGGCGCTGACCGTCGCCGCGGGCCCCGGGTTCATCGCGGACAGCTCGCTCAAGGAGGGGCCGGCGCTGCTGTTCGGTCTCACCGAGGACCGGCTCGGCACGACCTTCACCGATGTGCTGCACGTGCTCTTCGTCACCGGCATGTTCGCCGCGCTGCTCAGCTTCCACAACGTCGTCGCCCGCTACGCGTTCGCGATGGGGCGCGAGAGCCTGCTGCCCGCCGCCTTCGGCCGTACCAACAAGTCCAGCGGCGCCCCCGCCACCGGCTCAGTCCTGCAGTCCGTCGTCTCCCTGGTCATCGTCCTGGCCTTCGCGTTCACCGACGACAACCCGGTCGGTGACCCGACCGCCCCCGTGCTGCACCTGTTCACCTGGATGGGCAACGTCGGCGCGCTCGGCGTCATCCTGCTGATGGCGGCGGCCTCCTTCGCCGTGATCGCCTTCTTCGTGAAGCGCGGCGCGGGCCGGGCGCAGCTGCCGCGGCTGATCGCCTCCGGCCTGGCCGGGGTGGCGTTGCTGGCGATCGCCGTCTTCACGGTCCGGGACTTCGACGTACTGGTCGGCTCGGGCCCGGGCTCGGTGCTCAACTGGGTGCTGCCCGGCGTTGTCGTCGCCTCGCTCGTCATCGGCCTGGTCTACGGCGCGGTCCTGCGATCCGCGAAGCCGGAGGTGCACGCCAGGATCGGCCTGGGCAACGAGGCGTTCCAGTTGGAGAAGGCGGCCGAGAGCGGTGCGGTCCACCACTGA
- a CDS encoding molybdopterin-dependent oxidoreductase translates to MLGVGAAAVVAAPALQRVMESGLGAVADKDPTGLTGLLPNGGGFRYYSVASSVPRKSAADYRLKIDGLVDRPATYTLDGLRALPQTRLVRDVQCVTGWRVPETPFEGVRLSALLEAAGVRPGAKAIRFTCFDGTYSESLTLDQARRPDVLVALRMQDKPVAHSHGGPVRLYVAPMYFYKSAKWLSGITVTDSVKPGYWEELGYDVDAWVGRSNGRDDDPTG, encoded by the coding sequence ATGCTCGGGGTCGGCGCCGCCGCAGTCGTGGCGGCGCCCGCCCTTCAGCGGGTGATGGAATCCGGGCTCGGCGCGGTCGCCGACAAGGACCCCACCGGCCTGACCGGGCTGCTGCCCAATGGCGGCGGCTTCCGCTACTACTCCGTCGCCTCGTCCGTACCGAGGAAGAGCGCCGCCGACTACCGGCTGAAGATCGACGGCCTCGTCGACCGGCCCGCCACGTACACCCTGGACGGGCTCCGCGCCCTGCCGCAGACCAGGCTGGTCCGCGACGTCCAGTGCGTCACCGGCTGGCGGGTCCCCGAGACCCCGTTCGAGGGCGTCCGGCTCTCCGCGCTGCTGGAAGCGGCCGGGGTGCGGCCCGGAGCGAAGGCGATCCGCTTCACCTGCTTCGACGGCACGTACAGCGAGAGCCTCACCCTCGACCAGGCACGGCGCCCCGATGTGCTGGTCGCCCTGCGCATGCAGGACAAGCCGGTGGCCCACTCGCACGGCGGTCCGGTCCGCCTCTATGTCGCCCCGATGTACTTCTACAAGTCGGCGAAATGGCTCTCCGGGATCACCGTCACCGACTCCGTGAAGCCCGGCTACTGGGAGGAACTCGGATATGACGTCGATGCCTGGGTCGGGCGGTCCAACGGCCGCGACGACGACCCCACCGGCTGA
- a CDS encoding cytochrome b/b6 domain-containing protein, whose protein sequence is MRRFSGAERWVHRTTAWLMLVCVATAACLYVPQLAELVGRRHLVVTVHQWSGLLIPVPLLAGLVSRALRADLSRLNRFGPHDRVWLRAVRHRDHRPGSRPAGKFNAGQKLYAAWIAGAVLVMIGTGLLMWFTGLAPLMWRTGATFVHDWLALAIGIVLAGHMAMALADPEARRGMRTGSVERHWARTEHPLWGKSADAPDDDPTRRQELSG, encoded by the coding sequence ATGCGCCGCTTCAGCGGTGCGGAGCGCTGGGTGCACCGCACCACGGCCTGGCTGATGCTGGTGTGCGTGGCGACCGCGGCCTGCCTGTACGTACCCCAGCTCGCCGAACTGGTCGGCCGCCGCCATCTCGTGGTCACTGTCCACCAATGGTCCGGGCTGCTGATCCCCGTCCCGCTGCTGGCCGGTCTCGTCTCCCGGGCGCTGCGCGCCGACCTGTCCCGGCTCAACCGGTTCGGGCCGCACGACCGGGTGTGGCTACGGGCGGTGCGCCACCGTGACCACCGGCCCGGGTCCCGCCCGGCCGGAAAGTTCAACGCGGGCCAGAAGCTGTACGCGGCCTGGATCGCGGGCGCCGTGCTGGTCATGATCGGCACCGGGCTGCTGATGTGGTTCACCGGTCTCGCCCCGCTGATGTGGCGTACCGGCGCCACCTTCGTACACGACTGGCTCGCGCTCGCGATCGGGATCGTGCTGGCCGGACACATGGCGATGGCGCTCGCCGACCCGGAGGCACGCCGTGGCATGCGCACCGGGTCGGTCGAGCGCCATTGGGCGCGGACCGAACACCCCCTGTGGGGGAAATCCGCCGACGCGCCGGACGATGATCCGACGCGTCGCCAGGAGCTGTCCGGCTAG
- a CDS encoding GntT/GntP/DsdX family permease, translating into MTSLSVEMLAADAVEPITSAGNAQLGIAVLAGIAVIVLLITKFKLHAFLALTIGSLALGSFAGAAPAKTIASFTAGLGSTVAGVGVLIALGAILGKLLADSGGADQIVDTILAKASGRAMPWAMVLIASIIGLPLFFEVGIVLLIPVVLLVAKRGNYSLMRIGIPALAGLSVMHGLIPPHPGPLVAIDALGANLGVTLALGVLVAIPTVIIAGPVFSRYAARWVDIKAPEKMIPLRPSEELEHRPSFGATLATILLPVVLMLAKALVDIVVDNPENHVQRVTDVIGSPLIALLAAVIVGMFTLGRAAGFTKARLSTTVEKSLAPIAGVLLIVGAGGGFKQTLIDAGVGQMILDFSKDWSIPALLLGWLIAVTIRLATGSATVATISAAGLVAPLAADMSTSHAALLVLAVGAGSLFFSHVNDAGFWLVKEYFGMSVGQTVKTWSVMETIISVVSLAFILLLSLIL; encoded by the coding sequence GTGACCAGTCTCAGCGTCGAGATGCTGGCAGCGGACGCCGTCGAACCCATAACTTCGGCCGGTAACGCGCAGCTGGGCATCGCCGTTCTGGCGGGCATCGCCGTCATCGTTCTGCTCATCACCAAGTTCAAGTTGCATGCCTTCCTGGCGCTGACCATCGGATCGCTCGCGCTCGGCTCCTTCGCCGGCGCCGCTCCCGCCAAGACGATCGCCAGCTTCACCGCCGGCCTCGGCTCCACGGTCGCGGGCGTCGGTGTCCTGATCGCCCTCGGCGCCATTCTGGGCAAGCTGCTCGCCGACTCCGGCGGCGCGGACCAGATCGTCGACACGATCCTCGCGAAGGCGAGCGGGCGAGCCATGCCGTGGGCCATGGTGCTGATCGCCTCGATCATCGGTCTGCCGCTCTTCTTCGAAGTCGGCATCGTGCTGCTGATCCCGGTGGTGCTGCTCGTCGCCAAGCGCGGCAACTACTCCCTGATGCGCATCGGCATCCCGGCGCTCGCCGGTCTCTCCGTGATGCACGGGTTGATCCCGCCGCACCCCGGCCCGCTGGTCGCGATCGACGCCCTCGGTGCCAACCTCGGTGTCACGCTGGCGCTCGGTGTGCTGGTCGCCATCCCGACAGTGATCATCGCGGGCCCGGTCTTCTCCCGGTACGCCGCCCGCTGGGTGGACATCAAGGCGCCGGAGAAGATGATCCCGCTGCGCCCGTCCGAGGAGCTGGAGCACCGTCCCAGCTTCGGTGCCACGCTGGCGACCATCCTGCTGCCCGTCGTGCTGATGCTGGCCAAGGCCCTCGTCGACATCGTCGTGGACAACCCGGAGAACCACGTCCAGCGGGTCACCGATGTGATCGGCTCGCCGCTGATCGCTCTCCTCGCGGCCGTCATAGTCGGCATGTTCACGCTGGGCCGGGCCGCCGGTTTCACCAAGGCGCGGCTCTCCACCACCGTCGAGAAGTCCCTCGCCCCGATCGCGGGTGTGCTGCTGATCGTCGGTGCGGGCGGTGGCTTCAAGCAGACCCTCATCGACGCCGGTGTGGGCCAGATGATCCTGGACTTCTCCAAGGACTGGTCGATCCCGGCGCTCCTGCTGGGCTGGCTGATCGCCGTCACGATCCGGCTCGCGACCGGCTCGGCGACCGTGGCCACGATCTCGGCGGCTGGTCTGGTCGCCCCGCTCGCCGCCGACATGTCGACGTCGCACGCTGCGCTGCTGGTCCTCGCCGTCGGTGCGGGCTCGCTCTTCTTCAGCCACGTCAACGACGCCGGTTTCTGGCTGGTGAAGGAGTACTTCGGGATGAGCGTCGGCCAGACGGTGAAGACCTGGTCGGTGATGGAGACCATCATCTCCGTGGTCTCGCTGGCCTTCATCCTGCTGCTGTCGCTGATCCTCTAG
- a CDS encoding gluconokinase translates to MSTPHVVVVMGVAGTGKTTIGPLLAAELGVPYAEGDDFHPAANIAKMSAGTPLDDSDRWPWLDAIGQWAHGRAGLGGVVSSSALKRVYRDRLRAEAPGAVFLHLTGDRALIEERMAERKGHFMPTALLDSQFATLQPLQDDEAGVSVDVSGTPEEITQRAVAALRRLEV, encoded by the coding sequence ATGAGCACCCCCCACGTCGTCGTGGTGATGGGCGTAGCAGGGACCGGCAAGACCACGATCGGCCCCCTGCTCGCAGCCGAACTCGGCGTTCCGTACGCCGAGGGCGACGACTTCCATCCCGCGGCGAACATCGCCAAGATGTCGGCCGGCACCCCGCTGGACGACTCCGACCGGTGGCCCTGGCTCGATGCGATCGGGCAGTGGGCGCACGGCCGGGCCGGACTCGGTGGCGTCGTCAGCAGTTCGGCGCTGAAGCGGGTCTACCGCGACCGGCTGCGGGCCGAGGCCCCCGGGGCCGTCTTCCTCCATCTGACCGGCGACCGCGCCCTCATCGAGGAGCGGATGGCGGAGCGGAAGGGCCACTTCATGCCGACCGCCCTGCTCGATTCGCAGTTCGCCACCCTGCAGCCGCTGCAGGACGACGAGGCCGGCGTCTCCGTCGACGTGTCCGGCACCCCCGAAGAAATCACTCAGCGAGCCGTCGCCGCGTTGCGCCGGCTCGAAGTCTAA
- a CDS encoding FadR/GntR family transcriptional regulator produces MTTQGPGLHTHVLDTLGLEIAAGDCPPGQVLRTDELAQRFDVSRTVVREVVRVLESMHLVESRRRVGVTVRPTEAWNVYDPQVIRWRLAGADRPRQLRSLTVLRSAIEPVAAGLAARHATPDQCVALTECALGMVATSRGQQLERYLEHDIAFHRIVLNASGNEMFARLGDVVAEVLAGRTHHQVMFEDPDPAAVTLHVRLAEAVREGDAVESERLTKEIAVGALHELDVLAP; encoded by the coding sequence ATGACCACACAGGGCCCCGGCCTGCATACACACGTGCTGGACACCCTGGGCCTGGAGATCGCCGCGGGGGACTGCCCGCCGGGCCAGGTGCTGCGCACCGACGAGCTCGCCCAGCGTTTCGACGTCTCCCGCACGGTCGTACGCGAAGTGGTCCGAGTCCTGGAGTCCATGCACCTGGTCGAGTCCAGGCGCCGGGTCGGTGTGACCGTGCGGCCGACCGAGGCCTGGAACGTCTACGATCCGCAGGTCATCCGGTGGCGACTGGCGGGCGCCGACCGGCCGCGCCAGCTGCGCTCCCTGACCGTGCTGCGCTCGGCGATCGAACCGGTCGCGGCGGGGCTCGCGGCCCGGCATGCCACGCCGGACCAGTGCGTGGCCCTCACCGAATGCGCGCTCGGGATGGTCGCGACCTCACGCGGTCAGCAGCTGGAGCGGTATCTGGAACACGACATCGCGTTCCACCGGATCGTGCTCAACGCCTCCGGGAACGAGATGTTCGCGCGCCTCGGGGACGTCGTCGCCGAGGTCCTGGCAGGGCGTACCCACCACCAGGTGATGTTCGAGGACCCCGATCCGGCGGCGGTCACACTCCACGTACGGCTCGCGGAGGCGGTGCGGGAGGGCGACGCGGTGGAGTCCGAGCGGCTGACGAAGGAGATCGCCGTGGGTGCCCTGCACGAGCTGGACGTCCTCGCGCCCTGA
- a CDS encoding TetR/AcrR family transcriptional regulator: protein MSASERVVAEGARRRRRPTKQGTVLSEQLIVETALRLIGEHGAAALTVRRLGAALGCDPSAIYRYFRDTDELLLAVADELIGRTLSGWRATGDWRADLRDLGLRMHADYLAHPQAALLTCARVTGRTHEIQAVETILGILRGAGFPDGEAVRIYHVFVDQTLSFAALDASTLVLSERARALEVQTWPQTYARLERTTHPHIAATAPVLVAEMGRSGYPAALEMMLAAAAARLQHVTANSSGA from the coding sequence ATGAGTGCGAGCGAGCGGGTGGTGGCGGAGGGGGCGCGGCGCCGCAGGCGTCCCACCAAGCAGGGCACGGTGCTGTCGGAACAGCTGATCGTGGAGACGGCGCTGCGGCTGATCGGCGAGCACGGGGCGGCGGCGCTCACCGTGCGCCGGCTCGGCGCCGCCCTGGGATGCGATCCGAGCGCGATCTACCGGTACTTCCGGGACACGGACGAGCTGCTGCTCGCGGTGGCCGACGAGCTGATCGGCCGTACGCTGTCCGGCTGGCGGGCGACCGGGGACTGGCGGGCCGACCTGCGTGACCTGGGGTTGCGCATGCATGCCGACTATCTGGCCCATCCGCAGGCGGCCCTGCTGACGTGTGCCCGGGTCACCGGCCGTACGCACGAGATCCAGGCGGTGGAGACCATCCTCGGGATTCTGCGCGGGGCGGGCTTCCCGGACGGCGAGGCGGTGCGGATCTACCACGTGTTCGTCGACCAGACGCTGTCGTTCGCAGCGCTGGACGCCTCGACGCTGGTGCTGTCGGAGCGGGCCCGCGCGCTGGAGGTGCAGACGTGGCCGCAGACGTACGCACGACTGGAGCGGACCACGCATCCGCACATCGCGGCGACCGCGCCGGTGCTGGTGGCGGAGATGGGCCGCAGCGGCTATCCGGCGGCACTGGAGATGATGCTCGCGGCGGCCGCGGCGCGGCTGCAGCATGTCACGGCGAACTCGTCCGGCGCCTGA
- a CDS encoding APC family permease, with product MCRHRGRRAPLGEGATVTDSPTPYGSDPPGAASLRKSLGVVDGFAIAASSTAATTSIGIGLGVTAGAVGLHLPIIMLLGFLPILGIASAYSRLNRVEPNMGSGYVWVGRSLSPWLGFLVGWIGIVSTVVFLSYTTTVTGSALLQLAGEGGLHTLAGLHLDPDSTAQSTALGIAVLIAVTFTAITGIRSAANLQKYLLVFEYVVLLGFCGYGLVVGPHPFSLDWINPFTIPSGQQLAQGLLLSVFCYWGFESSFSVNEEVRDPQDASRAGLITLFTMLGLFLLGSFAFQRVLSLDELTGHGAQGLTYFGDRLAGQPLAALPLIALTFSAVASLQSGVIPTVRGMFAMSRDRTLGPLWTKVSPRFGTPAAGTVAIGCVAAAVAVLSLVIPKVGDLILASVNAIGVVVSVYYALTALAAAARFRGLLRESPSEALRAVVLPVLSAVALLGLGGYLCWSFYTSADHFAISPDNGWFMLFCPAAMLLTGVGAAAWAKWVRKSPYFVTGRSLAPVEPAVTESA from the coding sequence ATGTGCCGCCATCGGGGCCGAAGAGCGCCCCTCGGCGAAGGAGCCACCGTGACGGACTCACCCACCCCCTACGGCAGCGACCCACCAGGAGCCGCGTCCCTCAGGAAGAGCCTCGGCGTCGTCGACGGCTTCGCCATCGCCGCGTCCTCCACCGCCGCAACCACGAGCATCGGCATCGGTCTCGGCGTCACCGCGGGCGCCGTCGGCCTCCATCTGCCGATCATCATGCTGCTCGGCTTCCTGCCCATCCTGGGCATCGCGAGCGCCTACTCCCGGCTCAACCGGGTCGAGCCGAACATGGGCAGCGGCTACGTCTGGGTCGGCCGCTCCCTCAGCCCTTGGCTCGGCTTCCTCGTCGGCTGGATCGGCATCGTCTCCACGGTCGTCTTCCTCTCGTACACCACGACGGTCACCGGATCCGCCCTGCTCCAACTCGCGGGCGAGGGCGGGCTGCACACCCTCGCCGGGCTCCACCTCGACCCGGACTCCACCGCCCAGTCGACCGCCCTCGGCATCGCCGTCCTGATCGCCGTCACCTTCACCGCGATCACCGGCATACGGTCCGCCGCCAACCTGCAGAAGTACCTGCTCGTCTTCGAGTACGTCGTGCTGCTCGGGTTCTGCGGGTACGGACTGGTCGTCGGCCCGCACCCGTTCAGCCTGGACTGGATCAACCCGTTCACCATCCCCTCCGGGCAGCAACTCGCCCAGGGGCTTCTCCTCTCGGTCTTCTGTTACTGGGGATTCGAGTCCTCGTTCAGCGTCAACGAGGAGGTCCGCGACCCGCAGGACGCCTCCAGGGCCGGGCTCATCACCCTCTTCACCATGCTCGGCCTCTTCCTCCTCGGCTCCTTCGCCTTCCAGCGCGTGCTCTCGCTGGACGAGCTGACCGGTCACGGCGCCCAGGGGCTCACCTACTTCGGTGACCGGCTCGCCGGCCAGCCGCTCGCCGCGCTCCCGCTGATCGCCCTCACCTTCTCCGCCGTGGCCTCCCTCCAGTCCGGTGTGATCCCGACCGTGCGCGGCATGTTCGCGATGAGCCGGGACCGTACGCTCGGCCCGCTCTGGACCAAGGTCAGCCCGCGGTTCGGCACACCGGCGGCCGGAACGGTCGCGATCGGCTGTGTCGCCGCCGCCGTCGCGGTGCTGTCCCTCGTCATCCCGAAGGTCGGCGACCTGATCCTGGCCTCCGTCAACGCGATCGGCGTCGTCGTCTCGGTCTACTACGCGCTCACCGCACTGGCCGCCGCCGCACGCTTCCGCGGCCTGCTGCGCGAAAGCCCTTCCGAGGCGCTGCGTGCCGTCGTACTCCCGGTGCTCAGCGCCGTCGCACTGCTCGGCCTCGGCGGCTATCTCTGCTGGTCCTTCTACACCTCCGCCGACCACTTCGCGATCAGCCCGGACAACGGCTGGTTCATGCTCTTCTGCCCGGCGGCCATGCTGTTGACCGGCGTGGGCGCGGCGGCCTGGGCCAAGTGGGTAAGGAAGTCCCCGTATTTCGTCACGGGCCGCTCCCTCGCCCCTGTCGAACCCGCGGTCACCGAATCGGCCTGA